GGCTCGGATGCCGGCAGCGCCAGGGCCTCGGCTTCCCGGCCGGCCCACTCGCGCGCCGCTCGGTTGCGCAGCACGCGCATGGCCTGACCGGGCCACTCGGGGCCGAAGAGCGTGGTGCGCACCGTGTCGCCCACGCCCGCGGCGAGCACCCGGCGCTTGTACTCGTCATGGGCCTGGGCCTCCACGCTGGCCAGGAAGCGGGTGCCACACCACACCGCCTCCGCCCCGAGCGCCAGTGCCGCCACCAGCCCGCGGCCATCCACGATTCCCCCGGCGGCGATCACCGGCAGCGGCGCCACCGCCGCGCGCACCGCCGGCAGCAGCGCGAAGGTGCTCGCCTCCGCGCGGTTGTGTCCGCCCGCCTCCGCACCCTGCGCGATGATCGCGTCGGCTCGCAGGTCCGCCGCCTCGCGCGCCTCCGCCACCGAGCCCACCTGGATCCACACCCGCGTGCCCGCGCCGCGCAGCCGCTCCACGTGCGCGCGCCGGGGCAGGGTCCAGAAGAACACGACCACCGCCACCCGCTCCTCGGCCAGCACCTCGATGTGGGCGTCCTCCACGAAGTCGCCGATCAGGTCCACGCCGAAGGGGCGCGCGGTCAGCTCCCGGGTGGCCCGGATCATGGCGCCCAGGGCGGGCGGCGGCAGCATCGCCCCGCCCAGCGTGCCCAGTCCGCCCGCGTTGCTCACCGCGGCCGCGAGGGCGGGCCCCGCGAGGAAGGCCATGCCGGCGCTGATGATGGGGACGTCCAGTCCGTACTGCTGGGTGATCCGGGTCTTCATACCGAGGCCCTCTCCTCCGCCTCGTCGAGCAGGAAGGCGAAGTGCTCC
Above is a window of Cystobacter fuscus DNA encoding:
- a CDS encoding NAD(P)H-dependent flavin oxidoreductase codes for the protein MKTRITQQYGLDVPIISAGMAFLAGPALAAAVSNAGGLGTLGGAMLPPPALGAMIRATRELTARPFGVDLIGDFVEDAHIEVLAEERVAVVVFFWTLPRRAHVERLRGAGTRVWIQVGSVAEAREAADLRADAIIAQGAEAGGHNRAEASTFALLPAVRAAVAPLPVIAAGGIVDGRGLVAALALGAEAVWCGTRFLASVEAQAHDEYKRRVLAAGVGDTVRTTLFGPEWPGQAMRVLRNRAAREWAGREAEALALPASEPIGHTLLGGQRVPLPRFSALLPTVHTEGDFEEMGLTVGEACGNVRELRPAAELVSTMAAEAREVLTTLGQTVGG